One Apteryx mantelli isolate bAptMan1 chromosome Z, bAptMan1.hap1, whole genome shotgun sequence genomic window, agccggggccggccggggggtgggagtgggagccgccggggccggtgccgaccggcggggcagggccgggctgcGGAGAGCCCGGCGGGGTCCCCCGGCTCGGCTGGGGCGGGCGAGGGCTCCGCGAGGGCCGGTTTGGTTCCCCGCGCTGCCGGTCAAGCCCTGCGCTGGCAGACCGGGGAGCGCAGCGCAGGGCTGCGCGCTTCGCAGCGCACCGCGGCGCTGGGCGGCACGAGTACGGTGGGGAAAAAAACCGTGTTGTGAGCAGGTTGTACTGGAGAGCTCTGCATTAACTTTTCTGCTGATTCCAGCTGGTCCCGAAACCTTTGGCCGGCTCCTCCTGCGCCGTCAGGGCGCGTCCCGCCAAGGGAGGTGGCCGCCCTTTCCCCTGGCGCAGGCAGCCCTGCTCGCCGTCAGGTGCCgtgcgagcgcggggcgcgcagggccagcgcgggccggggccgcaggTCCGCCGCGGACCCTCCCAGTTAGCCACCCGTGACACGCGCAACCCGCTCCACCAGCGTCGATTTGAGTAGCTAGTTTCGTTCTCAACTATCAAATTACCTAAGAGGTGTAAAAGCCCTCAAACATTCAGTCTTCGAAATTATTTCCAGCTCTGGAAAGCTAGGATGCCCTCTTCATCCTAGTTCAGGTCTTTGCACAATGaatataaatgcttttaaaaagagagaCAGCTATTCATATTTCACTGCCTTAAGGGTCATGTTTCACTGCCTTTTATAGTAAAACCCACTGCCGTCTGCATGCATGTGTCCTCCTGTATTTGTTCCTCCTGTACATTAGTGCTTATTTACATAACAAATGTATGTATAAAGCTGTGTAAATAATGGAGCCAAACTTATGGTAGATcctatttttttaacaaatagaCACCAGATTTTCAATATATGGTCCTCACCTGTGGGCGAGTGCATGCCAATCACAGATGTTCTTTTTGGTTTATTGTGTGATACATTTTGATTCAATGATTTAAAAGTAAATTGATAATAAAGGGacttgaaacaaaaaaacaaggccATCTAGCATCTTGCttgcttttaattaaatttgcCTAAAATGCCTATTATTAAACTGGCACAACTGTGCATGTCAGGAAAGACCTTTTGTCTTTCCACTGTGTTTTTGAGAACCATCATGTTTGTGCTATCTAGAGCTGTTGTAGGTTTTAGTAAAAAGATGGTATTCACCTTAAAATCTTAAGGAGGTACAAATCAACAAGCTGTTTGCTGCAAATTTTTTTGTTCAGAATGAAGTTTCTGATGCTAATGACATCATGAATGACTCCTAATATCCCAGTtaaagtggggggggggagggagagaaggaacagGACTGTGGGGAAAGGAATGCAATTTAGAATCGTTTTGGGGAGAAAGTAGTCTGCTTAAAAATGCCCTCACTGGGTGCCTGATCTTCTGGTGGTGGGAGGTGAGGTGAGCTCGAAGAGGGATGCACGAGAAGTGAGGGGACCTGACTGTGACAATTTTCAACAGGCTAATGCCACTATGGGGTTATGGCGAGTCTGTGCTGCAGATCCAAGAGCCAAGGTAATCTTAACCTTAGTCCTGTGTGGGTAGTGCTACTTCGACCTAAACTAGTGATTTGGATACTTTATGCTCTTGTCACTTTTGTATCTGCAGGGTAGGCATAAGCTTTAGTTTGGTATGCAGTAGGTTATATCTTCTGAGCAAATGGCAAATGTGTTGAAATAGGCTTTTCTTTTGGGAGGAGAGTGTGTCTGTCCCCTTGATACTAAGGAAGCTTTTCCCGTGGGTGGATTAGCAAGTCAACTGCATTCTCTGTATGTGAGTCAGGGTGAAACCATGCTTGGAAAAGAACTCTTCTCAATTGTTATGGAAAGCTGAAAGAACAGAGGGAGTAAGAAAAGCACATAGAAAATGCACATACCTATCAAAGGATTGGTTGCTCTATGAGAGAGTGCTAACTGCAAAGAGAAACTGGATCCTGGAGATAGTTGTCTCCCAATATGCATGCCGCATGAGCTAACAAAATCTGCCCAGTATCTGCGATCAGAAGTTTTGAGGatggaaatgaaacatttcctaCCTAAATTCAGCATAAAACCAAGACTTGATGTCTGAAATCAAGAATACCTATTCAGCTTGACTGCAtattcaaaaaaagaacaaaacaaatcttTGCCTCTATTCTGTCACTCTTGGCAATACTAAGTCATGAGTTATGTGTGTGCTAATCAATGTTATTTCATGGAGTTGTTCTTTTGTGTCACCCTGACATTTTAGGTTTTCTTCGTGGTCATGTTTGTTTACTTTTCCAGCCTAGCCTATGAACAACTCTTTCAAAGCACTGCTTTACATCTGCTCACAAAGCATTAATAAGAACAAAGTGGTAGTATTTGCTGTGCCAGTTTGCCACAAAAATTTCAGTGTTTGGAACTGGGATTATGAATAGTATGACTGGAATTTGATAAAACTAACTAGTTATTGATGGACAGCTGCTTGACATAGCGCTGTACACTGCATTTTACTGCTGTAATCTGAGAACAGCTATCAGCTTACACTAAAGGGTATGCTTTCAAGTAACTCTGGAGTCTTTCTCAGCAAAGCTATAAGCGTAAGGAAGGATGCGTTGCTTAGCTATTTATCTTTTACATCTGACATTTTTATAAGCAATGTTATTCAAGCTGGTTTTATGGCTTTTACTATTTACAGTTTGAGTTAGAAACCTGGCATTCCTGAAATACACAAGTAAAATTTGTAATCTTTAATGATATAGCTGACATAATCATGTTGCTTGAAgatctgagagcagaatttgtaTAATTCTGCCTTGTTGTAATTACACCTCATACAGGCCAAAAGGACTCTTTGGCATTCAGGTTTATTTTTGTTAGGACTGTTGTTTTGTTCATACAATTTAGACTTCTTCAGCACAGACTTCATGTAGTCTACTACAAAGATTTGTTGTGTAGTTGTACTGGCAATACCTCAGTTTTCCAGTGAAGCTTGCCTGTGCCTGGAACTTGACAGACCCTTGTTAAATGGAGCTAGGGTAActtaattcaaaatatttataaCTCTAAAGAATGCAAATATATGCTATATTTTTATACCTCTTTAGATCACACAGTCTGGACAGGACCCTAATACTGTACATTATACTTTGCAGTGATAACTTGAAAATGACTCCTATCTAAagttgtgagggtttttttgttttgttttggttggttggggtttttttagaagcTGTACTGGAAACATGCATACTTGTGGATTCTTTACATATTTCATTTGTGGGCATTCTTTTCTTGCACTTGAAAATGTAAGGGTtaagcatttttcattttgaataacCAAAGAGACATCTTTCAGTACTATTCATGCCTTGTTGTATGCAAACCTACTTGCTCAAGAAGACTCTATATTCCTGTTTTTTATGGCTAAAATCGTCCACAAATCTTGACAGAGACTGAGATGAGGTTAAAATACTTTTCCCACGGACAGTGAAGTTCCGTGTCTCTTCAGTTTTGCTTGGTGGGTGTATGATTTATGGGACAGAGCAAGTTCACGGAAAGTGTCTTTTTGTGCAATTaaacttgttttcacaagaggacTGTTGGGTATGGAAGATGTCACAGGGGGGTTTCTGGACTGAGTCATCCGAAAGCTGTTGTACAAGACAGAACATTCGGGAACTGCTGGCTTGCTGACGTGCTTTTGTAGGTTCCAAAAAGATAGAGTGAGATGAAGTGAGAGCTTTCTGGTGTACGAAGCAATCATAGCTGTCAACTATATCAGGTTAGCAGTTTGAACCGAAACTGCAGAGATTACCCAACCATTTCATCTGAACTGAAAGGAGATCCCAGATGATCGGCCCTGTTGCATCTTCATGCACAAAGTTAGTGTGTTCACATTTAAATTCAGGTACAATGTAACATGCGCCTTTCTTTCCTTGAAGGTCCCTTGTTTATGAGCCTTCTGCGTTGCTTTGTGACAGTTTTGGTTCAAGCTAGTCTGATTGAGGACAGTAAGTTTTCTTTACTGCATAACTGGTTCTGAGGCCCTGTCTGAACTGAGGACACTTCTAACTGTACTTGTATTGTAAGCCTGCTGCAAAGTTTTACGAATCCCAGCACTTGGATAATCTGGGTCTGATATGTGAAAGGATAATGGTGCCCTGGGGTACTTGGAAGAGTTTCTGTTGTAACTGTCCTGATGGAAGGAGCATCTGACAGCCATTTTAACTTGGTATTTTTATATCAGTCATGTGAGGCAGAAAAGCAATTTGGTTGCTGATGTAATCCTTGACTAGGGATGTAGCTGTCTTTTGGATAATAAACTAaaatgaagggaagaaaaattgtCTTTAATTCTTTGGAGTAGATTATACTGTCTggttggaaaaaaacaacaaaggaaaaatagTCTCTGCTTCAATaacttcaatatttttattttattttttatagagaGAAATGGAACCAGCAAATCAAAAGGAAGAAGTTTCATTGGCCAAATAGTTCCAAATACAAGTAATGCCTCTGGAGGGTCATATGAAGTGGATGACTTTGCAGCAAAAGCCCTTACAGGAAAGCTGACTACAGTTTTTCTTCCCATGGTCTTTATCATTGTCTTTGTCATTGGTTTGCCAAGCAATGCCATGGCTCTCTGGgtcttttttttcagaacaaagaAGAAACATCCTGCTGTGATTTATATGGCTAACCTGGCATTGGCAGACCTTCTCTTTGTTGTCTGGTTCCCACTGAAGATTTCATACCATGTAAATGGCAATAATTGGCTATTTGGTGAAGGACTTTGCAAAGTACTTGTTGCATTTTTCTATGGAAATATGTACTGCTCCATTCTTTTTATGACGTGTCTCAGTGTGCAACGGTATTGGGTCATAGTGAACCCCATAGTGCATtcaagaaagaaatctgaaattgCATTGGGCATCTCCCTTGCTATCTGGATACTGATTTTGTTGGGCACCATTCCATTGTATCTTGTTAATCAGACTACTTATATTTCGCATCTCAACATCACCACCTGCCATGATGTGTTGCCTGAAAATGTTCTGGCTCATGACCTGTTCAGTTACTTCCTCTCACTTGCAATTGGACTCTTCTTATTcccagctctcctcactgctgttgCTTACATACTAATGATAAAGACTCTGAATGCTTCCATTTCAGACATAAACACTGGAAAGAAACGAAAAAGAGCAATCAAGCTTATTATTACTGTCCTATCCATGTATCTCATCTGTTTTACCCCTAGCAATGTGCTGCTTGTTGTGCACTATTTACTCCTGAAAACCCATGGCCAGAGTTATTTGTATGTGTCATACATAACTGCACTGTGTCTTTCTACTCTGAACAGCTGCATTGATCCATTCATCTATTACTATATTTCAAAAGACTTCAGAGACAACCTTAAAAATGCTCTTCTTTGCCGAACCGTGCGAACAACACGGAGGATGCAAGTGTCTCTCTCATCAAGTAGATACCTCAAGAAATCCAGTTCTTACTCTTCAAACTCAAATGGAACAACTAAATCAACCTACTGAGTTGGGAGAAAAGTGAACCTTTATTAGTACTGCTTAGAGGATCTAAGTGACAAAGTTATTTTGTGCAAGAGAGTCTGAAGAAACAGCTTTGCTTTTTGATTCACAGTGAAGTCTTAATTTCAGAACTGATAACTGCTTACTCTGTATGGAAATCACCAGCAGGTGGATCTTCCTactagactgaaaaaaaaatcatgacatttCTGATGCTCTACAAAAGTGCTGCTGGCCTTAAAATGAGCTGTGTTTGAAGATATCTGTCTTCAATATCAAAGTTGTTAAAATGCATAATGTCTCTGGAGTGTTGTGTACTCTTGCTAGTATATTTAATTAACAGAGATATTctattttgtttgtctttaacTGAAATATATTAAACAGTTGAACAGATTGTTTATATAGGAACTTGCTCTGTGTACCTGCTTCCACTAAACATTATTTGAAACCatagggagaaggaaaggagaatcTGTTTCACCATCTCATTGTAGATCCAGCAGTGTGACTGTTTATT contains:
- the F2RL1 gene encoding proteinase-activated receptor 2 isoform X1; this translates as MAGRRGLCLLLRRLLLCALLGAATPAERNGTSKSKGRSFIGQIVPNTSNASGGSYEVDDFAAKALTGKLTTVFLPMVFIIVFVIGLPSNAMALWVFFFRTKKKHPAVIYMANLALADLLFVVWFPLKISYHVNGNNWLFGEGLCKVLVAFFYGNMYCSILFMTCLSVQRYWVIVNPIVHSRKKSEIALGISLAIWILILLGTIPLYLVNQTTYISHLNITTCHDVLPENVLAHDLFSYFLSLAIGLFLFPALLTAVAYILMIKTLNASISDINTGKKRKRAIKLIITVLSMYLICFTPSNVLLVVHYLLLKTHGQSYLYVSYITALCLSTLNSCIDPFIYYYISKDFRDNLKNALLCRTVRTTRRMQVSLSSSRYLKKSSSYSSNSNGTTKSTY
- the F2RL1 gene encoding proteinase-activated receptor 2 isoform X2 codes for the protein MASLCCRSKSQERNGTSKSKGRSFIGQIVPNTSNASGGSYEVDDFAAKALTGKLTTVFLPMVFIIVFVIGLPSNAMALWVFFFRTKKKHPAVIYMANLALADLLFVVWFPLKISYHVNGNNWLFGEGLCKVLVAFFYGNMYCSILFMTCLSVQRYWVIVNPIVHSRKKSEIALGISLAIWILILLGTIPLYLVNQTTYISHLNITTCHDVLPENVLAHDLFSYFLSLAIGLFLFPALLTAVAYILMIKTLNASISDINTGKKRKRAIKLIITVLSMYLICFTPSNVLLVVHYLLLKTHGQSYLYVSYITALCLSTLNSCIDPFIYYYISKDFRDNLKNALLCRTVRTTRRMQVSLSSSRYLKKSSSYSSNSNGTTKSTY